In Allomuricauda ruestringensis DSM 13258, the following proteins share a genomic window:
- a CDS encoding carboxypeptidase-like regulatory domain-containing protein, producing MPLRIPSLILNLKHNALLLSAICAMALLGPGEAFAFQQDGVEVDFNEYSGEVKEASSNKSLVFATLTVEGTNISTITNTEGNFLLKVPKAYIDKNVVVSFLGYKTKKVPIASLEREKNEISLEVSVTRLSEINVNAPKDALALVKETLKNRDENYFEDPALMTAFYRETIKRRRRNVSLAEAVVNIYKTPYSSTRDDAVELYKARKSTDYSKLDTVALKLQGGPYNTLYVDMMKYPEYIFSEESLSNYKFIFDRSTMTNDRLIYVIKFNQHEGILEPLYRGELYIDVENKILTGAIFSLNITDRDKAAELFVRRKPAKVDVWPTEVSYRVDYREKDGKWHYGYSSVFMEFKVDWADKWFNSQYSMTAEMAITDWERVSKTERPKYRQRIKKSIILSDEASGFSDPDFWGEYNIIEPEKSIESAIRKIQRQLRRDERNSD from the coding sequence ATGCCGCTGAGAATCCCATCATTGATTTTAAACCTAAAGCACAATGCATTATTGCTATCGGCAATATGCGCTATGGCACTGCTAGGCCCAGGAGAGGCCTTTGCTTTCCAACAAGACGGTGTAGAGGTCGATTTTAATGAGTACAGTGGGGAGGTCAAAGAAGCATCGAGCAATAAATCTTTGGTTTTTGCCACACTCACTGTGGAAGGTACCAACATTAGCACCATTACCAATACAGAAGGAAACTTTCTTTTAAAAGTGCCCAAAGCATATATCGACAAAAATGTGGTGGTTTCATTTTTGGGCTACAAAACCAAAAAGGTTCCCATTGCCAGCCTTGAGCGCGAAAAAAACGAAATATCCCTAGAGGTATCCGTTACAAGGCTTTCGGAAATCAATGTGAATGCACCAAAAGATGCATTGGCTTTGGTTAAGGAGACCCTAAAGAACAGGGATGAGAATTATTTTGAAGATCCCGCTTTAATGACGGCCTTCTATAGAGAAACCATAAAAAGACGAAGAAGAAATGTTTCCTTGGCCGAAGCGGTGGTCAATATATACAAAACACCTTACAGTTCCACCCGGGATGATGCCGTTGAGCTTTACAAGGCGAGAAAAAGCACCGATTACAGCAAATTGGACACCGTGGCTCTAAAGCTTCAGGGGGGGCCTTACAACACTTTGTATGTAGATATGATGAAATATCCGGAATATATATTCTCGGAAGAGTCGTTATCCAACTACAAATTCATCTTTGATCGTTCCACAATGACCAATGACCGGTTGATCTACGTCATCAAATTTAATCAGCATGAAGGTATTTTGGAGCCGTTATATCGCGGAGAACTGTACATCGATGTCGAGAATAAAATCTTAACAGGTGCCATTTTTTCCTTGAACATTACAGATAGGGACAAAGCCGCGGAACTTTTTGTGCGCAGAAAGCCCGCAAAAGTGGATGTGTGGCCCACAGAGGTGTCCTACCGTGTTGATTACCGAGAAAAAGATGGGAAATGGCATTACGGCTATAGCAGTGTATTTATGGAATTTAAAGTGGACTGGGCCGATAAATGGTTTAATTCACAGTACAGTATGACGGCTGAAATGGCAATCACCGATTGGGAAAGAGTAAGCAAGACCGAAAGACCAAAATATCGCCAAAGAATCAAAAAATCCATTATTCTAAGTGATGAGGCGTCTGGTTTCTCAGATCCTGATTTTTGGGGCGAATACAATATCATAGAACCCGAAAAATCCATCGAATCGGCCATTAGAAAAATCCAAAGACAATTACGAAGAGACGAAAGAAACAGTGATTAG
- a CDS encoding Fur family transcriptional regulator produces MKRRSTPTKQAILDLLSRSGKAMSHDAIEDKIDIDINRATIYRILNRFCEDGLVHNIVAENGKQYFAICMDCDGKTLADSHFHFRCTSCQTIVCLEEKVDFSLPMGYKVESVNCVLTGTCVDCS; encoded by the coding sequence ATGAAAAGAAGAAGCACACCAACAAAACAAGCGATCTTGGATTTATTATCTCGGAGTGGCAAGGCCATGAGCCATGATGCAATTGAGGACAAGATCGATATAGATATCAACAGGGCAACCATATACAGAATCTTAAACCGGTTTTGTGAAGATGGTCTGGTTCACAATATTGTAGCAGAGAACGGTAAGCAGTATTTTGCAATCTGCATGGACTGTGATGGGAAGACCTTAGCAGATAGCCACTTCCACTTTCGTTGTACCAGTTGCCAAACTATAGTTTGTTTAGAAGAAAAAGTTGATTTTTCATTGCCTATGGGTTATAAAGTAGAAAGTGTCAACTGTGTTTTAACGGGTACTTGTGTGGATTGTTCATAG
- a CDS encoding MerC domain-containing protein, producing the protein MKIKSPTFDIIALFSSLICAVHCAAAPIVLSFSSLSSLHFLHSPLIEWLFIGLGVVFVFVTLWPSYKKVHHNARTLLIAALGFGIIALGRLDFSETWEVINTVFGAIMVSVAHFINWRLLRFRGGHKH; encoded by the coding sequence ATGAAGATAAAAAGTCCAACTTTTGATATCATAGCCCTTTTTAGTTCCCTTATATGCGCCGTTCATTGTGCGGCTGCACCCATTGTGCTATCATTCTCATCCTTATCCAGTCTACATTTTTTACACAGTCCACTTATTGAATGGTTGTTTATCGGGCTTGGTGTTGTATTTGTATTTGTTACCCTTTGGCCAAGTTATAAAAAAGTACACCATAACGCTAGAACTTTGCTTATTGCCGCCCTTGGTTTTGGTATAATTGCACTGGGCAGATTAGATTTCAGTGAAACTTGGGAAGTCATAAATACGGTGTTTGGAGCCATCATGGTCTCTGTGGCCCATTTTATAAACTGGAGGCTGTTGCGTTTTAGGGGAGGACATAAACATTAA
- the bshC gene encoding bacillithiol biosynthesis cysteine-adding enzyme BshC: MEVECIPFKETGYFSQLICDYLDQKKDLSPFFNRYPLPENFEDQITEKAANYPKAHRKVLVNALKQQYQGVEISKATQKNMDTLSKETTFTVVTGHQLNLFTGPLYFLYKIVSTINLTKQLNEKHPKNHFVPVYWMATEDHDFEEINYFNLHGKKVLWNKKASGAVGRLSTEGLEDVFEIFSAELGNLGLTDNLKELFKKAYLEHPNLAEATRYLANALFGNEGLVIVDGDDKSLKELLIPYAKKDILEHTPYGKISETIESLQGVSSDYNIQVNPREINYFYLKEGFRERIILKKGKYHVINTHIDFTKEELLKELDEHPERFSPNVVARPLYQEVILPNLCYIGGGGELAYWLELKSYFDEVGVTFPMLMLRNSALLITEKQFEKVEKMGLKVSHLFMKQHSLINKKIRDISNIDIDFSPQKQLLEEQFQHMYELAEQTDKSFLGAVKAQEVKQKKGLDALEKRLLRAQKRKLKDHVVRLTDLQNELFPNQSLQERQLNFSEIYLEMGEDLIPLLLDALDPFSKGFTVLRRN, from the coding sequence ATGGAAGTAGAATGTATACCCTTTAAGGAGACCGGTTATTTTTCCCAATTAATTTGTGATTATCTCGATCAGAAAAAAGATTTATCCCCCTTTTTTAACAGATACCCTTTGCCCGAAAACTTTGAAGACCAAATCACGGAAAAGGCCGCTAACTATCCAAAAGCACATCGAAAAGTCTTGGTCAATGCTTTAAAGCAGCAATACCAAGGTGTTGAGATTTCCAAGGCAACCCAAAAAAATATGGATACTTTGTCCAAAGAAACAACATTTACGGTGGTAACAGGGCATCAGTTGAATTTGTTTACAGGCCCGCTATACTTCCTTTATAAAATTGTTTCCACCATCAATTTGACCAAACAACTCAATGAGAAGCATCCAAAAAACCATTTTGTACCGGTGTATTGGATGGCTACGGAGGATCATGATTTTGAGGAAATCAATTATTTTAACCTACACGGTAAAAAGGTGCTTTGGAACAAAAAGGCATCTGGAGCGGTAGGTAGGTTATCTACCGAGGGCCTGGAAGATGTATTCGAGATATTCTCCGCAGAACTAGGCAACCTCGGGTTGACGGATAATTTGAAAGAGCTGTTCAAAAAGGCATATTTGGAGCATCCCAACCTTGCTGAGGCCACTCGATACTTGGCCAATGCTTTGTTTGGTAATGAAGGATTGGTGATTGTGGACGGTGATGATAAAAGTCTGAAGGAATTACTCATTCCCTACGCCAAAAAGGACATATTGGAGCATACGCCTTATGGGAAAATATCCGAGACGATTGAATCATTGCAAGGTGTTTCCTCTGATTATAATATTCAAGTAAACCCTAGAGAAATCAATTATTTCTATTTAAAAGAGGGTTTTCGGGAGCGAATCATCTTGAAAAAGGGAAAATATCATGTAATCAACACCCATATCGATTTTACCAAGGAAGAACTTTTAAAGGAACTTGACGAGCATCCCGAACGGTTTTCGCCCAATGTGGTGGCGCGCCCACTATACCAGGAGGTGATTTTACCTAACCTTTGCTATATTGGTGGGGGAGGAGAACTGGCCTATTGGCTGGAGCTCAAATCCTATTTTGATGAAGTGGGAGTAACTTTTCCTATGTTGATGCTTCGAAATTCAGCTTTGCTGATAACGGAAAAGCAATTCGAAAAAGTAGAAAAAATGGGATTAAAGGTTTCCCATTTATTCATGAAACAACATTCGCTCATCAATAAAAAGATACGGGATATCTCCAATATTGATATTGATTTTTCGCCACAGAAACAGTTGTTGGAAGAGCAGTTCCAGCACATGTACGAACTGGCCGAACAAACCGACAAAAGCTTTTTGGGAGCGGTAAAGGCACAGGAGGTAAAACAGAAAAAAGGTTTGGATGCCCTTGAAAAACGTTTGTTAAGGGCACAGAAAAGAAAACTCAAAGATCATGTGGTGCGCTTAACGGACTTACAGAATGAGTTGTTTCCCAACCAATCATTACAAGAAAGACAGCTCAACTTTTCAGAAATATACCTGGAAATGGGAGAGGATCTGATTCCTTTATTATTGGATGCCCTAGATCCGTTTTCCAAAGGGTTTACTGTTTTAAGGCGCAATTGA
- a CDS encoding M14 family metallopeptidase: MTRFLFSLILLGSISVSAQQLKSPSEFLGYELGTQFTRHHEVVDYYEYLAESAPDRVQLTVYGKTNERRPLILAYVSSAENLTNLENIRQEHLKDTEGTGNASKAIVWLSYNVHGNESVSTEASMKTIYELLTKKSSYLENTVVIMDPCINPDGRDRYSNWYNQYKNTPYQVDSNSKEHHEGWWSGRSNHYMFDLNRDWAWLTQVESQQRLKMFNQWLPHIHVDFHEQGVNNPYYFAPAAEPYHEVITDFQRDFQVTLGRNHAKYFDANGWFYFTKEVFDLLYPSYGDTYPIYNGSVGMTYEQGGSGRAGLGIITAIGDTLTLKDRIAHHFTTGLSTVEVSSQNAEKLNEEFRKFHQNKEFKYQSYVLKGDKDKLNALKSLLKKHSIEYGDLTSGSYKGHSYGTGNNGSLSINKNGMVVSTDQPKGTLVKVLFEPNAKLSDSLTYDITAWSLPYAYGLDAVASTSSVSDQNIQETLASSNINSGSYAYLTDWNSMHDARFLAALLNKGIRVRKADHPFSIEGKSFNRGTLIITKGDNENKEGFIQTLQTIASKFEKEITSTSTGFVDSGKDFGSSSIQMITKPKIAVLSGGPTSTLRFGEIWHFFEQQLHYPITVIDDEYANRVDLNEYNILVLPDGRYGSHFDEDQLSELKDWVRQGGKIIAMGGSINALDGKKGFGIKKKKVKKDSTENTPQPYKDWERERIKGAITGAIFKTKVDNSNPLAYGYGSNYFSLKLGSNAYEYLDNGNAVYLEQNTKPFSGFAGTEAQKKISESLIFGVENLGRGQVIYLVDNPLFRGFWENGKLFFANALFMVD, encoded by the coding sequence ATGACCAGATTTTTATTTTCCCTCATCCTTTTAGGATCAATTTCCGTTTCGGCACAACAACTAAAATCCCCTTCCGAATTTTTGGGATACGAACTCGGAACTCAGTTTACCCGCCATCACGAAGTGGTGGATTATTACGAGTATTTGGCAGAATCTGCCCCGGACAGGGTACAACTTACCGTTTATGGAAAGACCAATGAACGCAGGCCTTTGATTTTGGCATACGTGTCCTCAGCAGAAAACCTTACAAATTTGGAAAACATTAGGCAAGAGCACCTAAAAGATACCGAAGGAACGGGAAATGCTTCCAAGGCAATTGTTTGGTTGAGTTATAACGTACATGGCAATGAAAGCGTAAGTACCGAAGCTTCGATGAAGACCATATATGAACTTTTGACCAAAAAGAGTTCTTATTTAGAAAACACGGTGGTAATCATGGATCCGTGTATTAATCCTGATGGGCGCGACAGGTACAGCAATTGGTACAATCAATATAAGAATACCCCTTATCAAGTAGATTCGAACAGCAAGGAACACCATGAAGGTTGGTGGAGCGGACGTAGCAACCACTATATGTTCGATTTGAACCGCGACTGGGCATGGCTAACACAGGTAGAGAGCCAACAACGGTTAAAAATGTTCAACCAATGGCTGCCCCACATCCATGTGGATTTCCATGAGCAAGGCGTAAACAACCCATACTATTTTGCGCCTGCTGCCGAACCCTATCACGAAGTGATTACCGATTTCCAACGTGATTTTCAGGTGACCTTGGGCAGAAACCATGCAAAATATTTTGATGCCAATGGTTGGTTTTACTTCACCAAAGAAGTTTTTGACCTATTGTACCCCAGCTATGGTGACACCTACCCCATCTACAACGGCTCTGTTGGAATGACCTACGAACAAGGTGGAAGTGGCAGAGCTGGGCTTGGGATTATTACTGCTATCGGTGACACACTTACCCTAAAAGACCGTATTGCCCATCACTTTACCACTGGGCTTTCCACCGTGGAGGTATCATCCCAAAACGCAGAGAAATTAAATGAGGAATTCAGGAAATTCCATCAAAATAAGGAGTTTAAATACCAAAGCTATGTGCTAAAAGGTGACAAGGATAAATTAAATGCCCTTAAATCCCTTTTGAAAAAACACAGCATTGAATATGGTGACCTTACAAGTGGTTCTTACAAAGGACATAGTTATGGCACTGGAAACAACGGCAGCCTGTCCATCAACAAAAATGGTATGGTGGTCTCTACCGACCAGCCCAAAGGCACCTTGGTAAAAGTATTGTTCGAACCCAATGCCAAACTTTCGGATTCACTGACGTACGATATTACGGCTTGGTCGCTGCCCTACGCCTATGGATTGGATGCCGTTGCCTCCACGTCTTCGGTTTCCGATCAAAATATACAGGAAACATTGGCTTCTTCCAACATCAATAGTGGAAGTTATGCCTACCTGACCGATTGGAACAGCATGCATGATGCGCGCTTTTTAGCAGCTCTCTTGAACAAAGGTATACGGGTTCGTAAAGCGGACCACCCTTTTAGTATCGAAGGTAAATCCTTTAATCGTGGTACCTTGATCATCACCAAAGGTGATAACGAAAACAAGGAAGGTTTTATCCAAACCCTGCAAACCATTGCTTCTAAATTTGAAAAAGAGATTACTTCCACAAGTACAGGTTTTGTGGATTCAGGAAAAGATTTTGGTTCTTCTTCCATTCAAATGATAACCAAACCCAAGATTGCCGTATTGTCCGGTGGCCCTACCTCAACGCTTCGCTTTGGGGAAATTTGGCACTTTTTTGAGCAACAATTGCATTACCCGATTACCGTTATTGATGATGAATATGCAAACCGAGTGGACTTGAACGAGTACAACATTTTGGTTTTGCCCGATGGACGATATGGAAGTCATTTTGACGAAGACCAGCTATCCGAGCTAAAAGATTGGGTAAGGCAAGGTGGGAAAATTATTGCCATGGGCGGTTCCATTAATGCCCTTGATGGTAAAAAAGGCTTTGGAATCAAGAAAAAGAAAGTGAAAAAAGATTCCACCGAAAACACACCCCAACCCTATAAAGATTGGGAGCGGGAACGAATTAAGGGAGCGATTACCGGCGCAATCTTTAAAACCAAAGTGGATAACTCCAATCCGTTGGCCTACGGCTATGGTTCCAATTATTTCTCTTTAAAACTCGGAAGTAATGCTTACGAGTACCTGGACAACGGAAATGCGGTGTACCTAGAACAAAACACCAAACCCTTTTCTGGTTTTGCAGGTACAGAGGCACAGAAAAAGATTTCTGAATCTTTAATATTCGGAGTGGAAAACCTTGGTCGCGGCCAAGTAATTTATTTGGTGGACAACCCCTTGTTCCGAGGATTTTGGGAAAACGGCAAGCTGTTTTTTGCCAATGCGCTCTTTATGGTGGACTAA
- a CDS encoding acetolactate decarboxylase, whose translation MARSIPTRYKSSEACKSLPFNDNIVCLILSHIVTLRLPEVKGYREGVKSQKFSFENIKGEFIGFYSEHHQGIFTHTDGFVYIHFLMKYKSFMSTWIG comes from the coding sequence TTGGCTCGCTCTATCCCAACACGATACAAATCATCCGAAGCCTGCAAAAGTTTGCCCTTTAATGATAACATCGTATGTCTTATTCTTTCCCATATTGTTACCCTTCGTTTGCCCGAAGTGAAAGGTTACCGTGAGGGTGTAAAATCACAAAAGTTTTCATTTGAAAATATCAAAGGGGAATTCATTGGGTTTTATTCCGAGCATCACCAAGGAATTTTTACACATACAGATGGTTTTGTCTACATTCATTTTTTAATGAAGTATAAATCCTTTATGAGCACTTGGATAGGATAA
- a CDS encoding NAD(P)/FAD-dependent oxidoreductase: MGKNKIYDVIIIGGSYAGLSAAMALGRSLRQTLVIDGGEPCNRQTPHSQNFLTQDGKPPKEIADLATKQVQDYESVVFFKGFAFKVNTSTSGFLVRTDTGDVFEGKKLIMATGIKDLMPQIPGFRECWGISVIHCPYCHGYEYRGKKTGIWAPAAKAFHLAPLLLNLTDDLTLLGQEVSNFTEEEVKTLQKHGVKMVNHNVMAIEHNNGYLHKVVLDNGDKISFSAVYAGVPFEQSSDIPETLGCELTEHGFIKTDHFQKTTVPGVFACGDNSIRMRSVAQAVASGNLAGAMANMELSKESF; encoded by the coding sequence ATGGGAAAGAATAAAATATACGATGTTATCATTATAGGAGGGAGTTATGCAGGGCTTTCGGCAGCTATGGCCCTCGGAAGGTCGTTAAGACAAACCTTGGTCATTGATGGGGGCGAGCCATGTAATAGGCAAACCCCGCACTCCCAAAATTTTTTGACGCAAGATGGAAAACCTCCCAAGGAGATTGCCGACCTCGCAACAAAGCAGGTTCAGGACTATGAAAGTGTTGTCTTTTTTAAAGGCTTCGCATTCAAAGTAAATACCTCTACAAGTGGTTTTCTTGTTCGTACAGATACAGGGGATGTTTTTGAGGGAAAGAAATTGATTATGGCCACGGGCATCAAGGATTTGATGCCTCAAATTCCAGGTTTTCGGGAATGTTGGGGGATTTCCGTGATACACTGTCCCTATTGCCATGGGTATGAATACCGCGGAAAAAAAACAGGGATATGGGCGCCGGCAGCAAAAGCATTTCATTTGGCTCCGTTGTTGCTCAACCTTACCGACGATCTTACCCTACTAGGCCAAGAAGTGTCAAATTTTACCGAAGAAGAGGTGAAAACACTCCAAAAACACGGTGTTAAAATGGTAAACCATAATGTTATGGCCATTGAACATAACAATGGATACCTCCATAAAGTGGTCCTTGATAATGGGGATAAAATTTCCTTTTCGGCCGTTTATGCAGGTGTTCCATTTGAACAAAGTTCGGATATTCCCGAAACGCTGGGCTGCGAACTTACGGAACATGGGTTTATCAAAACCGACCATTTTCAGAAGACCACTGTGCCTGGAGTGTTTGCTTGCGGGGATAACAGTATCCGTATGCGATCAGTTGCCCAGGCTGTGGCATCAGGTAACTTGGCAGGTGCCATGGCCAATATGGAACTTTCAAAAGAATCTTTTTAA
- a CDS encoding LD-carboxypeptidase, translated as MRDSIMSKRRSFLKSATALGAATLLHQTTWGNQYFPDPKPKTKPKKLKLGDTIGLVAPGFAIEKEALFLALDTLQKMGFKTYHTDRIKGNYGYFSNTDEERAKDVNEMFANPDIDAILCARGGYGCTRILDLLDYDCITNNPKALIGFSDITALINTIYKKTGLIGFHGPVGKTLDDEYSQVYFKKVLMEPQQTLPIKNAILKDPKQYRNSEYYRYTITAGVGQGELVGGSLTLVAAMIGTPYEIDFTDKLVLLEDVEEAPYRIDRMLTQLADVESFTKAKGIIFGVCKGCDRKRTTENFTLREVIMDRVSPLGIPAAYGMSFGHIPQNSTLPIGIEAYFNAYKKQLRLMEPAVS; from the coding sequence ATGAGGGATTCAATAATGTCCAAAAGAAGAAGTTTTTTAAAATCGGCAACAGCTCTGGGAGCTGCAACCCTTTTACACCAAACCACTTGGGGCAATCAATATTTCCCCGACCCCAAGCCCAAAACTAAACCCAAAAAATTAAAACTTGGGGATACCATTGGCCTTGTCGCACCTGGATTTGCCATAGAAAAGGAAGCACTCTTTCTGGCTTTGGACACGCTGCAAAAAATGGGTTTCAAGACCTATCACACCGACCGCATAAAAGGTAATTACGGTTATTTCAGCAATACCGATGAAGAACGCGCAAAAGATGTGAACGAAATGTTTGCCAACCCGGACATTGATGCCATTCTCTGTGCCCGTGGCGGGTATGGATGCACCCGTATCCTTGACCTATTGGATTATGATTGCATCACAAACAATCCAAAGGCGTTGATCGGTTTTAGCGACATCACCGCATTGATCAATACCATTTATAAAAAAACCGGTCTTATTGGTTTTCACGGACCTGTCGGAAAAACACTCGATGATGAGTATAGTCAGGTTTACTTCAAAAAAGTGTTGATGGAACCACAGCAAACACTGCCCATCAAAAATGCCATATTAAAAGACCCAAAACAATACCGCAACAGCGAATATTACCGATATACGATTACCGCCGGTGTTGGTCAGGGCGAACTTGTAGGAGGTAGTTTAACCTTGGTGGCCGCCATGATAGGAACTCCTTATGAAATAGACTTTACGGACAAATTGGTACTATTGGAAGATGTGGAGGAAGCCCCTTATCGTATAGATCGCATGCTCACACAACTTGCCGATGTTGAAAGCTTTACCAAGGCCAAGGGAATCATTTTTGGTGTTTGCAAAGGGTGCGACCGTAAACGTACAACCGAAAATTTCACCTTAAGGGAAGTAATAATGGACAGGGTTTCCCCATTGGGCATTCCCGCCGCTTACGGTATGAGCTTTGGGCACATACCGCAAAATTCAACCCTTCCCATAGGCATTGAGGCCTACTTTAATGCCTATAAAAAACAACTACGATTAATGGAGCCTGCGGTGAGTTAA
- a CDS encoding DUF6799 domain-containing protein encodes MKKILMLVFVVLGTMTLMAQDRDRDRVQDSDQDRDRLMLIDGDVLQIRDRDQMRLQDPITLNDGTVVNPNGIYFTRDRDRLRLKDGECLDSDGIKYRNEYQYRYKVMQADKGLTDAQIQQRNQNRYQLMLIDGDVYQIRTQSQNRLQQRLELADGTTVNPDGTYMNQNRQQLRLQDGECLNLNGEKFTNMYKHRKMMVNKNMKSIKNMKSKKSMNKSALKKKGGVM; translated from the coding sequence ATGAAAAAGATTTTAATGTTGGTGTTCGTTGTTCTTGGAACAATGACACTGATGGCACAGGACAGGGATAGGGACAGAGTCCAAGATTCCGATCAAGATCGAGACCGTTTAATGCTGATCGATGGCGATGTACTTCAAATTCGAGATCGAGACCAGATGCGTTTGCAAGACCCCATTACGTTGAACGATGGAACGGTTGTTAATCCAAATGGAATCTATTTTACCCGAGATCGAGACAGACTTAGGTTAAAAGATGGTGAATGTTTGGATAGTGATGGAATTAAATATCGCAATGAGTATCAGTATCGTTACAAAGTAATGCAAGCTGATAAAGGACTTACCGATGCACAGATTCAACAACGCAACCAAAACAGGTATCAATTGATGCTGATTGACGGAGATGTATATCAAATCAGAACACAGTCGCAAAATAGATTACAACAGCGACTTGAACTTGCAGATGGGACCACGGTTAATCCAGACGGTACCTACATGAATCAAAATCGTCAGCAATTGAGGCTTCAAGACGGTGAATGTTTGAATTTGAATGGTGAAAAGTTCACAAACATGTACAAGCATCGTAAAATGATGGTAAACAAGAATATGAAGTCCATCAAAAACATGAAGTCTAAAAAGTCCATGAACAAATCAGCCCTTAAGAAAAAAGGGGGCGTCATGTGA
- a CDS encoding serine protease, giving the protein MENIHKSVFKVITASGTGSGFIINGHSYIITNYHVVQGEKMVAVENHKKDRYVAKVIMANPEADLAFLHPEEMDYKEHGVSLQEEIMLTNTQKVFINGYPFGMPFTITEGIISSISQPVGNRSYIQTDAAVNPGNSGGPILNEAGVLVGVTTSKLNNADNVGFGIKHSDLIKEMKDFANAEGTSFRIKCNSCDTYIEEVTEFCSNCGNTINSAAWEESKKSDFAQFAESAISELGIDPILGRAGRDFWEFHQGSALIRIFVLNKDYLIVTSPLNKLPKQNLNDLLPYLLGNRVAPYYLGIHENKIFISYRTHISDIFTDYKETIKENVKQLALKADELDNFFADNYGCEMAMESKESK; this is encoded by the coding sequence ATGGAAAATATTCATAAATCAGTATTTAAAGTCATAACAGCTTCGGGAACAGGAAGCGGATTCATTATAAACGGACACAGTTATATCATCACCAATTATCATGTGGTACAAGGTGAAAAAATGGTAGCCGTAGAAAATCACAAAAAAGACAGGTATGTGGCAAAAGTAATCATGGCCAATCCCGAGGCAGACCTTGCTTTTCTTCATCCAGAGGAAATGGACTACAAAGAACATGGTGTTTCGCTCCAAGAAGAAATCATGCTCACCAATACCCAAAAGGTATTTATAAACGGTTATCCTTTTGGTATGCCCTTTACCATAACAGAGGGTATCATCTCATCGATAAGCCAGCCTGTGGGAAACCGAAGCTACATTCAAACGGATGCTGCAGTCAATCCTGGCAACTCCGGAGGGCCAATCCTCAACGAAGCTGGTGTACTCGTTGGTGTTACCACTTCCAAGCTGAACAATGCGGACAACGTAGGTTTTGGTATTAAACATTCCGACTTGATCAAGGAAATGAAGGATTTTGCCAATGCAGAAGGAACTTCTTTTAGGATTAAGTGCAACTCTTGCGACACCTATATTGAAGAAGTCACCGAGTTCTGCTCAAACTGCGGCAATACCATCAACTCCGCTGCTTGGGAGGAATCCAAAAAAAGCGATTTTGCCCAATTTGCTGAAAGCGCTATCTCGGAACTTGGCATAGACCCCATTTTGGGAAGGGCCGGAAGGGATTTCTGGGAGTTTCACCAAGGGAGTGCCCTCATCCGGATTTTTGTTTTAAATAAGGATTATTTGATAGTTACTTCCCCACTGAACAAGTTGCCCAAACAGAACCTCAACGATTTACTGCCCTACCTATTGGGCAATAGGGTGGCCCCTTATTATTTGGGCATACATGAAAACAAAATTTTTATTTCATACCGAACACATATCTCAGATATTTTCACAGATTATAAGGAAACCATCAAGGAGAATGTAAAACAATTGGCCCTAAAAGCCGATGAACTGGACAATTTCTTTGCAGACAATTATGGATGCGAAATGGCCATGGAATCTAAGGAGAGTAAATAA